The Scyliorhinus canicula chromosome 13, sScyCan1.1, whole genome shotgun sequence genome contains a region encoding:
- the LOC119976694 gene encoding zinc finger protein 271-like, producing MEEKPFECEVCNKNFAQSSTLLIHQRIHTGEKPFTCQVCLKSFSQLSHLHAHQHIHTGEKPFTCDLCEKSFSQSSHLRTHERIHTGEKPFRCEVCNKSFSLSWSLLEHQPIHTGEKPFTCEVCNKSFSQSSGLRAHKRVHTGKKPFTCQVCDKSFSRLSYFRVHQRVHTGEKPFKCEVCDKAFTRSSGLLAHQGIHTGQKPFKCEVCDKTFTISTRLLRHQRIHTGEKPFRCEVCNKSFSRSSNLRAHQRIHTGEKPFTCEMCSKSFSRSSNLLLHQRIHTGK from the coding sequence ATGGAAGAGAAACCATTTGAATGTGAAGTGTGTAACAAAAACTTTGCACAATCATCGACCCTCCTGATTCACCAGCGTATTCACACTGGTGAGAAACCATTCACGTGTCAGGTGTGCCTCAAATCATTCTCTCAATTATCACACCTCCACGCACACCAGCACATTCACACAggtgagaaaccattcacctgtgaCCTGTGTGAGAAATCATTCTCGCAGTCATCCCACCTCCGCACACACGAACGTATTCACACCGGCGAGAAACCCTTCAGATGTGAGGTGTGCAACAAATCATTCTCGCTGTCATGGAGTCTCCTCGAACATCAGCCCATCCACACAGGGGAAAAACCATTCACATGTGAGGTGTGCAACAAATCTTTCTCGCAGTCATCGGGCCTTCGCGCACACAAACGTGTTCACACCGggaagaaaccattcacctgccaagtgtgcgacAAATCATTCTCACGCTTATCATACTTCCGCGTACACCAACGTgtacacacaggggagaaaccattcaaatGTGAAGTCTGTGACAAAGCCTTCACACGGTCATCAGGCCTCCTGGCCCATCAGGGAATCCACACAGGGCAGAAACCGTTCAAATGTGAGGTTTGTGATAAAACGTTTACAATATCAACGAGGCTGCTGAGACATCAgcgcattcacacaggggagaaacccttcaGGTGTGAGGTGTGCAACAAATCATTCTCGCGGTCATCAAACCTCCGTGCACACCAAcgtattcacacaggggagaaacccttcacGTGCGAGATGTGCAGCAAATCATTCTCGCGGTCATCGAACCTCCTGCTCCATCAGAGAATCCACACAGGAAAGTAA